A genome region from Solanum pennellii chromosome 12, SPENNV200 includes the following:
- the LOC114075226 gene encoding uncharacterized protein LOC114075226: MEVDLLSNETNITAKSPLVSRNNKPEKKCVKFPASPRFQRRDSSPHVTRRVVRTAATSHYSLRKLHGSANKEIIKRALTPPARRPTLRWLDFKPTPSRLCNMSAA, translated from the coding sequence ATGGAGGTTGATCTCCTTTCCAATGAAACCAATATCACTGCAAAGTCACCACTTGTTAGCAGAAACAACAAGCCAGAAAAGAAATGTGTCAAGTTTCCAGCATCACCAAGATTTCAACGAAGAGATTCATCACCACACGTTACAAGACGAGTAGTGAGAACAGCAGCAACAAGTCATTACAGTCTACGAAAACTTCACGGATCAGCTAACAAAGAGATCATAAAGAGAGCGTTAACACCACCAGCTCGTCGACCAACTTTGAGATGGTTGGATTTCAAACCAACTCCAAGTCGACTTTGTAATATGTCTGCAGCATAG